The Candidatus Thermoplasmatota archaeon nucleotide sequence AAATCCGCCGATGTTCGAGCCACAGTGGCAGACGAACACGCCGACCCTCGGCTTCTCCGTTGTTTCGTTCTTCTCGGCCATGCATCATCACGCTCCTGCCTGGGCCATCGCCTCGACCGCTTTCGCAGCCGCGCTCGAGCCTTGGGCAACCGATTCTGGAATATCCGCAGGACCTTGGGCGTAACCTGCAAGGAACATCCCTGGCACGCTTGTCCTTCCCAGATTGAGTATTCTGTCTGTGGATTCGAGGAACCCGAACTCGTCGGCCTTGAGGCCCAGCACCTTCGCCAGCTCCAAGGTCTCCTTTCTCGGGACGAGCGCCGTTGCCAGGACGACCATGTCGAACTCCTCGGACTGCTGTCTCCCTCCGACGTCGAACACGACGATCGGGTTGTGAATCTCAGAGTTCTCCTGGACCGTCGCGTCGGAGTTGATGTATCTGACTCCGTAGTCGCGTTTTGCCCTCTCGACGTACTCGTAGAAGCCCTTCGCGCACGCGCGCATGTCCTTGTAGAATATCGTGGATTCCATGTCGTCGTGGTGCTCCCTGGCAAGCATGGCCTCCTTGGTGGAGTGCATGCAGCAGACGGTGCAGCAATAGGGACGGCCGATCTGCGGGTTCCTGGAGCCAACGCACTGGATGAACGCCATCTTGACAGGCCTCTTCTTGTCGCTCCGTCTTTCGATGTGTCCGTGTGTCGGGCCAGCAGCGTTGATCATCCTTTCGTACTCCATCGCTGTGAACACGTTGGGGTACCTGCCGTAGCCATACTCCGTTGAGCTGGATGGGTCCCAGACATCGTAGCCCGTGGCAACTATGATCGACCCAACCTCGATCTCCAGAATCTGGTCCTTCATCTCGTAGTCGATGGCCTCTCTTTTGCAGGCCTTCTTGCAGTTCCCGCACTTGTCCTTGGTCATGTGGAGGCAGTGCTCCTTGTCGATGGTCATGACCCTCGGCACGGCCTGCATGAAGGGCATGTAGATGGCCTTCCTTTTGGACAGGCCCATCTCGAACTCGCTCGGAACCTTGCTCGGACACTTCTCTAAGCACTCGCCGCAGCCAGTGCATTTCGATTCATCGACGTACCTAGCCTTCTTCAGGACCTTGACCTTGAAGCTCCCGACCTTCCCCTCGACACCGACTACCTCCGCATACGTGATGATGTTCGTGTTCGGATGGCTGGAGCAATCAGCCATCTTTGGCGCCAGTATGCATATCGAGCAATCGTTCGTCGGGAACGTCTTGTCCAGCTGAGCCATCCTCCCACCGATGCTGGGTGACTTCTCAACTAGGTGTACAATCATTCCCTTATCCGCGAGATCGAGGGACGCCTGGATGCCTGCGACCCC carries:
- a CDS encoding CoB--CoM heterodisulfide reductase iron-sulfur subunit A family protein → MEKAVMVIGGGVAGIQASLDLADKGMIVHLVEKSPSIGGRMAQLDKTFPTNDCSICILAPKMADCSSHPNTNIITYAEVVGVEGKVGSFKVKVLKKARYVDESKCTGCGECLEKCPSKVPSEFEMGLSKRKAIYMPFMQAVPRVMTIDKEHCLHMTKDKCGNCKKACKREAIDYEMKDQILEIEVGSIIVATGYDVWDPSSSTEYGYGRYPNVFTAMEYERMINAAGPTHGHIERRSDKKRPVKMAFIQCVGSRNPQIGRPYCCTVCCMHSTKEAMLAREHHDDMESTIFYKDMRACAKGFYEYVERAKRDYGVRYINSDATVQENSEIHNPIVVFDVGGRQQSEEFDMVVLATALVPRKETLELAKVLGLKADEFGFLESTDRILNLGRTSVPGMFLAGYAQGPADIPESVAQGSSAAAKAVEAMAQAGA